A genomic segment from Bacteroidia bacterium encodes:
- a CDS encoding MFS transporter, giving the protein MSSWLKNWNPEDKTFWENEGSKIAWKTLWVTTIALIFSFASWFMMSAIVTKLPSIGFTFTQNQLFWLAAMPGLAGGTLRVIHTFLIPIYGTRMTLTISTFIKLLPVIGIGLAVMDPATPFWVFMVLAFTAGFGGGDFSSYMPSTNMFFPKRLKGTALGIQAGIGNFGVSLAQFMTPVMFGVAMFGSSQISTTIDSKEVAAAFKEMDSTRIVTVFNNLDTAVQTRIIAAFDSKKRDSVKATLNSPDKATLFYKMPAKAKALGKIHPKAAEKVLTAYDAAGVKNKDIYTQSAAFWYIPFLLIMTVVCWFTLRSVPVTASFREQLDIFKEKHTWYCTITYMMTFGTFAGLSAAFPMMIKALYGNFPDAPDPLVYAFYGPLIGSTSRVLFGFVADKTGGAILTTITGLGLIAGTCMLVLMGLVAPVSMDSFPMFVAVMLGMFFFAGIGNAATFRQYPIVFQHNPRQAAGVIGWTGAVAAYGPFIFSMLIGSAIGASGNANMFFWGLLVFLVIATVVNWHFYNRKGCERPS; this is encoded by the coding sequence ATGTCAAGTTGGCTTAAAAACTGGAATCCCGAGGACAAAACATTCTGGGAAAACGAAGGCAGTAAAATTGCCTGGAAAACATTATGGGTAACCACCATAGCCCTGATCTTTTCTTTTGCTTCATGGTTCATGATGAGTGCTATTGTGACCAAACTTCCTTCGATCGGATTCACGTTTACCCAGAATCAGTTGTTTTGGCTGGCGGCCATGCCGGGTCTTGCGGGGGGCACATTGCGTGTTATTCACACTTTCCTTATTCCCATCTATGGAACAAGGATGACGCTCACCATTTCAACATTCATTAAATTATTACCGGTGATCGGGATCGGGCTGGCTGTAATGGATCCGGCAACACCCTTCTGGGTGTTCATGGTGCTGGCATTCACCGCGGGTTTCGGCGGAGGAGACTTCTCCAGTTACATGCCATCCACGAATATGTTTTTCCCAAAGCGTTTGAAAGGAACCGCACTTGGTATTCAGGCCGGGATTGGAAATTTCGGAGTGAGTCTTGCGCAATTTATGACACCCGTAATGTTCGGCGTGGCGATGTTCGGCAGCTCGCAAATTTCTACAACCATTGATTCAAAAGAGGTGGCGGCCGCATTTAAGGAAATGGATTCCACCCGGATCGTTACGGTCTTTAACAACCTGGACACGGCGGTACAAACCAGGATCATTGCGGCCTTTGATTCAAAAAAGCGGGATTCAGTGAAAGCGACTTTAAACAGCCCGGATAAAGCAACACTTTTTTATAAGATGCCGGCCAAAGCGAAGGCACTCGGGAAAATACATCCCAAGGCAGCTGAAAAAGTACTTACGGCTTATGATGCAGCGGGAGTAAAGAATAAAGATATCTATACCCAGTCTGCCGCCTTCTGGTACATTCCCTTTCTTCTGATCATGACGGTGGTATGCTGGTTCACCCTGCGCTCCGTTCCTGTGACCGCATCCTTCCGTGAGCAGCTGGATATTTTCAAGGAAAAGCATACCTGGTATTGTACGATAACCTATATGATGACATTCGGAACCTTTGCCGGATTGTCTGCCGCGTTTCCAATGATGATTAAGGCCCTCTACGGAAATTTTCCCGATGCACCGGATCCGCTGGTGTACGCTTTCTATGGACCGCTCATCGGCTCCACCAGCCGCGTGCTTTTCGGCTTTGTAGCCGATAAAACAGGAGGAGCAATCCTTACCACCATAACAGGCCTGGGACTGATCGCAGGTACCTGCATGCTGGTTTTGATGGGACTGGTTGCTCCTGTATCCATGGATTCCTTTCCTATGTTCGTAGCGGTGATGCTGGGAATGTTCTTCTTCGCAGGCATAGGGAATGCGGCCACCTTCCGCCAGTATCCTATCGTGTTCCAGCATAATCCGCGTCAGGCTGCAGGGGTGATCGGCTGGACCGGCGCCGTTGCGGCCTATGGTCCGTTTATTTTCTCCATGCTGATCGGTTCGGCGATCGGTGCATCCGGAAATGCGAATATGTTCTTCTGGGGACTCTTAGTCTTTCTGGTGATCGCCACTGTGGTGAACTGGCATTTTTATAACCGGAAAGGGTGTGAACGGCCCAGCTAA
- a CDS encoding c-type cytochrome produces MINTIHNRMEPGKKPKMISIGRWISIGIFTLAFTATPVHAQDGAALFKANCTACHKDGGGGRLVGPDLAGVTTKRTEEWLLKWTKSSTAFIASGDADAKAIFDEFNQITMQDFPNLSDADLKAIYAYVATWGASAPTPTPGADTANAAPLADVTTTATPEQIELGRKLFEGSIRFMEGGASCISCHNINHKDVIPGGLLAKDLTNAFSRLGGTAGLQGILGAPPFPAMTSAYLNKPLNSIEINALMAFLSHVDKDVANQEQKTGDILRFGGCAAAIGLLVLIFGIWFIRKKDTVKKEIYNRQLKSTTK; encoded by the coding sequence ATGATAAACACAATTCACAACCGAATGGAGCCGGGAAAAAAACCGAAAATGATTTCCATCGGCCGATGGATTTCCATTGGCATTTTCACTCTGGCATTCACCGCCACACCTGTTCATGCACAGGATGGCGCAGCACTTTTTAAAGCGAACTGCACCGCGTGTCATAAGGATGGCGGCGGCGGCAGGCTGGTAGGGCCGGATCTTGCCGGGGTAACCACCAAGAGAACGGAAGAATGGCTGTTGAAGTGGACGAAATCCTCCACTGCCTTCATTGCTTCAGGAGACGCCGATGCAAAGGCCATCTTTGATGAGTTTAATCAGATCACCATGCAGGATTTTCCAAACCTGAGCGATGCCGATCTGAAAGCGATTTATGCCTATGTAGCCACCTGGGGAGCCTCAGCACCCACCCCCACTCCGGGCGCCGATACGGCCAACGCTGCACCACTGGCAGATGTTACCACTACAGCCACACCGGAGCAGATTGAGTTGGGCAGAAAATTATTTGAAGGAAGCATCCGGTTTATGGAAGGAGGAGCCTCCTGCATCTCCTGTCATAATATCAACCATAAGGATGTGATTCCGGGCGGTTTGCTGGCGAAGGATCTCACGAATGCATTCAGCCGACTGGGAGGTACTGCCGGCTTACAGGGTATCCTGGGTGCTCCACCCTTCCCTGCCATGACCTCGGCATACCTCAACAAACCATTGAATTCCATAGAGATAAATGCCCTAATGGCCTTCCTTAGCCATGTAGATAAGGATGTTGCCAATCAGGAGCAGAAAACCGGCGATATTCTCCGTTTCGGAGGCTGTGCAGCAGCCATTGGCCTGCTGGTGCTGATCTTCGGGATATGGTTTATTCGCAAGAAGGATACGGTAAAGAAGGAAATTTACAATCGTCAATTGAAATCAACCACCAAGTAA